Within the Thermostichus lividus PCC 6715 genome, the region AACACTTTTTAGAGAAACTTACTTAAAGTTTAATAACTGTAAACTATTGTAATGGAATTCAGCGAAACCGACTAGAGGGTGCGCTGATTTGTGCTGGTAAAACGTAGGGATTAGAGGATCAAATCAATATCCCAAGTTGTAATATCCCATGTTTCTAAAACGTAGCCTTGATCGCTGCTGCGAATGAGCCACAATTGGCGATCGCCAGTAAAGCCCACACCGTGAATCTCCTGCTCACTTTCGGCAGTGCCAACAATTTCGCCATGGTAGGTTACAACGTTCAGGCTGCGGCGACCTGCCACCACATACCCCCACGGAGTTGAGCAGAGAAACCGCGGACGAAAGCGTAGCCCTAAGCGTTGCACGCGCCACGGTCGAAAATTCACCAGCACCAGCAAAGGCTGCTGGGGATGATCTTCAAAGGCAGCAAGCTGCCACTCCCGTTGTAGTGCAGGGGTTATGAGGCTCAAGTTTACCGGCAGTTGCGTTTGCAGTAACCAATGCCCGCGGCGCTGAAACAAATCAAACTGGGTGCTGATGTGTTCCGTTTTGGGACACTGGTAGCGACTGACCACCAGACCGTAACGACGGTTAAGGAGGAATGTACCGAGCCATTCGCCGCCATGCCAATCCCAAACAAGGGTTTGCTGCCGTACCCCATGGAGTAGATGGAGGTGCAGTAGGAGCTGTTGCTCGTGGACAAGGGTTTCTGCACACCAGTAGCCACTCGCATCGATGGCGAAGGTATGGGCAGCCATTGAGAGGGGACAGGGTACGGGAATGATGTTGTCCTGTACCCACAGCAGTTGTGGTGTTGGCAGGCTCAACCGTAACCAACAGCTTGACTGACTGGTGAAAATCTCTGTCGTCTGCTGCGTCACAGGCCATTGCTGCTGGATCGCTGGCATACCCTGCGCTGCTGACCAAGCAATGAGCTGATCGCCTATGAGACCATAGACCGCAGATTCAGTACTCAGCAGCTGTCGTGGGAGGCTGGCTAAGCGGTGCCCCTGAGGGGGTGATAGGAGATAGGCTGCGGGGGAGCGCGAAAACAGGAGTGATTGCTGCTGCTGTTCGGCATCAGTGACTTCCAAGGCCAGTTGTACGGCTAAAGCCATTTCCGCTGCGGTTTTATAGCGTCGCTGGGGCAGCTTATCCAACGCCTTGGTAATAATGTTGCGGACTAGAAATGGGATATTCTCCGGTAGTGTGTAAGGACGGCTCAAGTGTGCTGCGATGAGTTCGGCGGGGGTGCCATGGAAGGGGCGATCGCCCACCACCATTTCGTAAAGCAAAATACCGACAGCGTAGAGATCCGACACAGGAGAAGTTTGGCCGTAAAAGCGCTCCGGTGCCATGTAGGCCGGGGAACCCGTCTGGCCGGTGCCTGTGACATCTTCAATGAGCCGCGCCACCCCAAAATCCGAAACCTTGGCGTGCCAGCCCGTGGGTTGCAGGTCTAGCAGGATATTTTCGGGCTTGAGATCGCAGTGGATAATGCCCCGATGGTGGGCATAGCTGAGGGCAGACAAAATATCAAGGATAATGCGTAATGCGGTTGTCAAGGGTAAGCTTTGCTCCTGTTCAAGGAGCGATCGCAGTGTGCCGCCCACGCAATAGTCCATCACTAAACTGCGGTACTGCATCTGCCCCTGCTGGCGGGCAGGAATATAGTCAATGGCCTGACAACTCACCACATGAGGATGCTGCAGCGTCAGCAAGAAGTTGAGTTCCCGTAAGAACCCGCGGGTGAGCAAGTGTCGCTCATTGAGCACCTTAATGGCAACCAGTTCCCCAGATTCGCGGTTCACACCGACATACACTTGCCCATACTGCCCCTGCCCGGCTACATCCAAGAGCCGATAACGAGAGGTTTGGGCAGCGTGAGCCGTGAGTAGCAAGGGGCCTCAACAACAAGGGTTAACAACAAGGACTCCAACCTTTATTCGCTGTTGCGCTAGGTGAAATACAGATCAAATTTAGCAACGTTGAGGTTTTTCAGGAAAAGAGCAATTCTAGGGGAACTTCCTTCTCCGCCTGCTCAGCGCTGCCTACTTCGTGGATGCGTTTGGCTAAATCCCGTGCCCGCTGATAACTGGCAATATCACCACTTTCAAAGAACAGTTTAGCAGCGGTTCGCAAATCTTCGACGGCACCCTTGCGATCGCCTAGGGTAGAGCGTGCCACCCCACGATTGTGGTATGCCTTAGCATAGGCATTGTTGATGCGAATAGCTTCTGAGTAATCCAGCACCGCTGCTTCTGCATCTCCAAGGCGTTGGTGGGTTAGGCCGCGGTTATAGTAGGCTTTCGCATGACTTGGATCCGTTTGAATCACTTGAGTATTCTTCTCAATTTCCCGCAGACAGTCGAGCACCTCTTCAATTTGTTTTTGCTCCGTATCCAGAATGCGGGTGTAATCGTGAAGATCCCGCGTCCCTTGGTTGAGCTGAAGTACTTGCTGCTGTACATCTTCGAGGCGATCGCGCACTTGACTCAGAGCAAAGGTCAGGTTTGTCAGGTTCGACTGCTGCGTTGCCTGAGACTCGATCACTTGAGCCATCTGTTCGCGCTGTGCCTCAGCAAATTCCTTAAGGCTCGCGTTCAGTGTCTTGCGGCTGACAAGGTTTAGGCCCACCGCCAAGGATAATGGCAGCGGGGCGATCGCCGTCAAAATGGTTTGCTGAGTTACTGCGGCTGCAATGGAAAGAACCACCGTCAACCCAGTTGCCCCCGACTCCACCAGCTCAAAACCCCCTACTTTTGGTACAGATGGGATAGGATTTGCACTTAAATCACGATTTTCCATGGTTTAGCTCCCTATAAACTTGTAAACAGACGGCTGCCCTAGGCATCCGACGTATTGGCAAGGAATTGTCCCACTTGCACTTGGGTATCTTTTAGCTGGGTAATCATCGTCCGGGTAATCAGCTTACCCGCTTCCACCAAAATGCGCCCATCCAGAGGATGCAGAATATCCTGCTCTGCCCGCCGCCCAATCAGGGATTCAATATCCTCCACTGCATTGACGTACATCCCTGAGGGTAACTCCACCACCACCCCTGAGCCAAGAACCCGCGCCTGGCAGGCAAGGCGCGACGATGTGTTAGCGGTTGTAATCACCTCTAAGGTGCGCTGCTCTCGCTTAGTCATCGGCGAGAGGCTTTCCATCCCTTCCTTGATATACACGTGGCAGGTGGCACACATCCCCCGCCCGCCACACTCTTTGAGGACGTGTAGTTCAGAGTCCAACAGCGCAGACAGCAAGTTATCGTTGGTGTTAATGGTCGTTTCCCGAGAAATGGGTTCGAGTTTTACAACTTTTGCCACCGCTGTGTGCTCCTCAATATCCGTCCGTATCATTCATTTTGAATGATAGCCCTAAGCAGTCTGGGTGCGGCAGAGCCGCTCCATAACCGTGTTGTGATCCTGCCCCTCCTGTAACCATGCCTTAGCAGGTTCCACCCGCTCCCGCAACCCCAACACAAAATAGTTATTGCTTGCGCCAAGGGTTTCACAGGCCGTTTGCACACAATGGAGATCCCGACCCGTGAGTTGGCTAAAGAAGGCCTCCAGAATGCCAGCCTCAGCAAAACACTGCGGCTGACCAGTAGCCTTGGGCGCAGCCTCTGCAAACGCGGAGTCCCAAGTTTTCACCACCAAAAAGCCCTGCTGATAAAAGCTAACATCCAAGTCCAGGGTGCCCCAGCCATGGGTTTTCCAGCATTCCTTAAGGCACTGCAAAAACTCAATCATTTCCATATCCGCCAGCGGGCGACCATAGTACTCGCTCACATCTTCCACAAAGCGACGGTAAAAATTCTTGCCCCACCAGCGACCACAGTTAAACAACACGACCCCAGTGGCTTGGCCAACTTCGTGATCGAGTCCTGTGTAGATCGCTTGCAACAGCACATCCGGCAGGGCAATTAAGCGGGCACCTTTGCGATTTTCAATCAGCCCTGTTTCAAAATCCCCCTGAACGTAGGCATCAGCGGCAAAATAGTTACCGGGTAAAACAGGGTCTTTGACCAGATCAGCAACAGAAATCATAGAACATCCTCTTAAAAACTCTCAAGATAGCAGGCTTAGGATTGAACGCTAACAACCGCAGGGATCCCCACAAGGGTAGCTTGGGCATGATCCAACAGGGGCAAAATTAAATCCTGCTCAGCATCGGTGAGCATTTCCTTGAGGCGAGCACTCAAGAGGTCGTGGCAACTGGTCCACACCGTTTGGGTTTGATGAGCATTGACAACTCCCGTCAGCCATTCCAAGAGGCGGTGTTGTAAAAATTCAGGATTATTCAGGAGCATGGCCATGGCCGCGTAGCGCAATAGGGCAATCGACTGCCGCAGCACTTCCTCAAGGGTGCGGGGGTTTTCCGTAGGATAGTTCTTTTGGAGTTTGTCAGCAACGGGTTGGAAAATCTCAACCTCATGATCCCGCAAAAAACTCGTAGGTGTGTAGCCGCTGTTGCAGGGATTCAACATGATGCCGCAGGACTTTGATGTCAACATTACTGAGGTAGTTTTCTTCGGCTTTGTAGTAGAGGTTCATTAATTCGGTATGCATAGGGGTCTCCTTAAAACTCCTTAAACAAGCGTTTAGAACAGAGTAGACAGGTCAGACAGGGTGAACTCTGGTTCAACTGGGGGCGCAGGATCTACCACGGGTTTACTAACTTGGGCGATGACGGGCTGACCGCTCCAAGGGATTCCTGCACAAAACTCGGCCACCGACCGTCGCCACAGAGACACCCCCGGTTCAAGGGCAATTGCTTGGTCAGGCCGACCGTCCCAGTTGAGTTGGCCAAAAAAGGTGGCCACAGACCAAGCTGGCCATGCCGCTGACACAGGTCTATCGCTTGCGGTACCTGCTGCTAAGGTTTCATTGACAGGAAGTATGACACCAATCCCCTGCCAGTTCATGCGGCCAAAGAAATCTTTGACGTGGTACCGTGACCATTCAGTGGGGCTGGTGGTGGCAGGGGGTGCACTTGAGACCAATCCAAGCCAATTGACCCGCTGCCAAAACTCACTCACGCGCACGGTGTGCCAGTTCATGAACGCTGGCTCAAGGGTGGGTGTATCTGCCACAGGTAAGCCAAGCCAGTTAAGGTGCGCCAAGAATTCAGCCACGGGGCGCTGCTGCCAGTTACCGCTTAGCTGTTGCATAGACAAGTTCCCCACTGCGGAGCCGTTTTTCAATATCCCGTGCAGATGCCCCTTCGTTTTGCCAAAAGGCTGCTGCATCGATGCGATCTTGTTTGCCAAGAAGGAACTTGCAGTAGGTTTCGCCCATGGCGTAGCACTGGATTTCAATGCAACTGAGGTCTTTTTGAATGAGGCCACTAAAGAAACCAGCAAACAACCCTGCGTAGAGATGGCAGACGGGGCGACCGACATCCCCAAGGGTACGCGCCACTACTGAGTCAAAAATGTTGATAAACATGAAGCCGTGCTTCTGTTCACTGAGATCGACTTCCCAGTTGCCCCATCCTTGGGTCGTGCAAGGCCACCACCAAGCCTCTAGGACGTAGGGTAGCCGCATTTGCTTGAGACCTTGCTCGTAGCCGTATTCCTTGGGAAACCACTCTTGAAAGAAGCGGGCATCTCGGCGGCCCCATTCTTCGCCAATTTTGTACATCACAACACTGGAGGCGGAGCCAACTTCTTCTTCAAGACCTTCTATTAAGCCAATAATAAAATCCTCAGTGACCAAGAGGTTGCGGGCATTATTCCAATCGGTGTAGGTGCCGCGATCGCTATCAAATTGAAAGAAGTCCCACAGCGCATAATGGTGGTGGCGCTTCGGATACTTTTTCTGCAGTAGGTGGTTGGCACCGAAGTAACTACCGGAAGCAGCAGGGGGGCGAGAACTTGTCATTGTCATAGAGCAACTCCACAAAGATGGCTCAGAAAAACAGGTGGATACCTAACGTCCTTGGCAGAGATTGTCAAACCCAAAGAACCGAAACCCAACGGTCATAAAAAACTCCATAGTGGTACAGGTGAATAAACCCTAGCCGCTGTACCCAAGGTGGCTAAGAAACGCACCAGCAGTTGAAACTCTTTGGTGAGGTTGCAACTGAGACTCTCAAGAATCTGAGGGTATATTCCCATTCTTATATGATTTTCTTAAGTCATTGCAAATCAATGATTTCCTGTGCATTATTTCTTAACTGAATGTATTAATCTTGTTACAGGCTGTTTCACTCACGAACACGGCACAAAAATATAGCGTGCAAAGAAATCCCTCATTAGGGCACGTACACTCGTGTACTAGGCTTAATTTAGTGGGTTCTTCCTCTTGGTTGCCTCCGTGCTAATACGGATTCAACCCCTGTTATTGACCCAATAAGGTAAATTCTTGTAAAGCCGTGCGTGGGTACCATGCAGCAACCATCCTCCCATACGTTCCAGCAGTGTATCTACCAACTGGTGCAGCAGATTCCCTGTGGCTACGTGGCCACCTACGGCCAAGTGGCGGCTCTGTGTGGCTGGCCACGCCATGCCCGCTTTGTGGGCTATGCGCTATACCAAGTGGCTCCAGATTCAGAGATTCCGTGGCATCGGGTAGTCAATGCCCAAGGGAAGGTGTCTCTCTCGTGGCGCCGCGGCGGTTCTGACGAACTACAACGCTGGCGATTAGAGGCAGAGGGGGTGGTCTTTAATGCCAATGGCCGCATTAACTTGCGTCGCTACGGTTGGCAGCCTTAATCCATCACCCGCATCACAATTAAGGTCATGTCATCGCTGATGCGCCCTTCCACACCAATAAAGTCGATGACTGCTGCAAAAATGTAGTCGAGCAAGGCTTGGGCATCTAAGCCTTTCGCGCACGCACGTTCGAGGACAGCGGCCAGCCGTGCTTCTTCGAAGCGATCGCCCTTGGGATTGTCGGCCTCGGTAATCCCGTCGGTGTAAAAAACAACGGTGTCCCCGGGCTGTAGCCGCACTTCTACTTGCTGATATTGGGTGCGCTCATCGAGGCCAATGAGCATGCCGTAGGTGTCTAGTCGTTGGACAGTACCGGTTTCGGCCCGCCACAGTAGCGGGGGTAAGTGAGCAGCGTTGCTGAAGGCTAGGACACGGGTTTGCGGATTGTATTCGGAGTAAAAGAGGGTGACAAAGCGATGGGAACTCTCTAGGTCAGCCTTCATGGCGCGGTTAAGATGCTGTAAGATGCGGCTGGGACGATGCCCGTTCAGTGCCTCAGCCCGCAGCATTCCCCGAGTCATGGTCATAATCAAACCCGCAGGAACACCTTTGCCCATGACATCCCCAATGGCGATCCCCCATCGCCCTTGACTAATGTCTTGACTATCGGCAAGTCCATAGGTAATGGGAATAAAGTCGTAGTAGTCCCCCCCCACCCAACTGGCGGTGCGACAGGCGGCAGCCAGATCAAGCCCTTGAATCTTGGGGCAATGGCGCGGTAACAAGCGGCGCTGAATTTCGGCACCAATTTCCAGTTCGCGGTCAAGACGTTGGCGATCGCGCAGCTTCAGAGCCATCTCATCGTTGGCAATGGCCACTGCGGTTTGATCGGCAATCACCTGCAGGAGTTGCTGGCGCGTTTCTGTCCACTCGTAGGTGGGTTGCTGGCTAAAGACGTAGAGCCGTCCGCGCTCTGAAAGGTTGGTATCTTTGACCAAAATCGTGGTGCCGTAAAACTGAATGCCCGCAGGAAGACGATCTTGCAATTGTTGATCGAGCACATGCTCTAAGCGGGGGCGATCGCCATGGGGGTCAGTGGTCATGATCCCCACGCTGTTGGCCAAGGTACGGGTGGCGGTTTCGAGGGCGGCGCGGATATTGGGGCACTGATCACTGGCATGACAGTGAAGCTGCTCCAGCCGTGCTTGACCATCGGCACGGAAGAGCACCAAGGCAGCGGCCTCTGCTTCGGTGACACGGCAGCTAATGAGTGGGATTAACTCAAAAAACTGGTTGAGGTTATTAAAGCTGCGCAGGGCAAAGCTGAGAGAGGCCAATAATTCTTGAATTTTACTGGTCTCGCGCTGTAACCGAGACACCATCTCTTTGAGGGCGATTACAGGACTCGAGGAACTCATAGCAGCAAGGGAAGAGGCGGGTAACATGGGCAGCCAATGACCGCAAAAGAGTCAATTGCCTGTACAGCGTAGCGCAAAAAACGTCAAGATGAAAGACGTTTGGATTTTTTATACTACTTTATAGTAGTGATGTGGGCGGGCTAAAACCCCTCCGCTTTAGCGAGGGGATACAGCCAACTCAGGGGGCTTTAGCCCTCTCTATGTGTTAAACTAGAGACGTGGAAAGTAGGCGTATCAACTACGCGAAGAAACATCCTAGTACGGAGAAATCCCGGCAAGTAAGTCACTACCGCTTTGGCGGCAAGCCTAAACCACTGCAAGCAATGGCAGGATGTTGAGCGTATCGAATTGGCTAGTGTTGAAAAGCGCGAAACCACGAACCAAAACATAAACGTAGTCCCAATAGCAGAAATGCTTGAGGTGAGTAGGGGGTCTTTGACTGCCCCCACCCGCATTAAGTTGTGGGTGACAGCTCAAGGGAAAAGCGAAGCAACGCGGCTTCAGCCCGTTGCGCAGCATCCGTTGGGAATCCCCTCTCTTTCAAGGAGGGGAGAAGTCAAAGGTTCGCCTAGGAGGCTTCCCTCGTCGGGTGAATGGTGGCAATCAACGAACCACCGATGGCGATCGCCACCGCTAGCGCCACAAGCACAGGAACTAGCCCCCACCAAGTTTCGGCAATCCCCGCGAGGGCAAGGGGCAGGCTGAGGGCAATATTGACAAGGTTATTTTGTAACCCAAAGATGGTGCCCCGCTGCTCCGGCGGTGTCATGACCTGAACAGTGGTTTGCATGGGAATAGCCACCAACGCCGCAAAAAAACCAAACCCCACAATAAAGGTTCCGCTTAGCCATAATGACTGTAGGGAAAAGGCAAGCCCCAACAGCATTCCCCCCATTCCCCAGCACCCGAGCAAACTCCACAGACGATAGGAGAGCCACCTTGTCCCGATATTCAGCAGTAATGCGCCCAGCCCTAACCCCACTGCGGCCGCAGCGAGCAAAAAGCCAAATTGATCGGTGTCAAGGGCAGGCATGACCTCTGCCAAACGAACAACAAGTACCGACATTGCTGCAACAACTGAAAACAGTAGGATCAACTGCATCAGCGCGAAGCGCAGCGCCGTATATTGCCCCAACAGGTGTAGCCCTTGGCGCAGCTCTTGCCAAACTTGGCGGTAGCGACTGGGGGGCAGGTGGCAGTGATCCGGAGGGCGCAACAGAAACAAAAAGGCAGCAGCACTGCCATAGCAAAGACTGACAAAGATTGCACCGCCCCATTGCGGCTGCCAGTGACTAGCCAAGGTCAGGAGCGGTTCGCCCGCTGCAAATCCCAGCACCAAAGCCGCCATCATCGTGAGGGTATAAAGAGAGTTCGCAGAAATTAAGTGAGACTTATCGACCAATAGGGGAATGGCTGCCTGTTCCGCAGGCGCAAAGAATTGGGTCAAGCTGGAGATGGCAAAGGTGAGCAGCAGCAGTACCATAAAACCGCTAAGGCGACCCGTTGCCATGAGCGTTGTGGAGGGGACAGCCAAGACTAGAAGAGCGCGGTAGAGATTTGTAACAATGAGCACTTGTTTTTTGGACCAGCGATCCACAAATACCCCTGCCACCGAACCGAGCAAAATGGCCGGAATGGTAAAGGCCACCATAATGGCAGATACCCAACCACTAATACTCTGGTCGGGAGGTTGAAAGAACTGAGTGGTGAGGGCAATCACAAGCACAAGGTAAATTTTGTCCGCCAGCTGAGAGCATACTTGAGCAAGCCACAGGGCAATGAAATTGCGATTTTGCCAGAGGGGGGGTACTGGCGCTGGAGGTGAAATCACGCGAATGTCGGGCTCAACGGTCATGGCTGTGGCACCATCAGGGGTGAAAAACAGGTATCAAGGAGGGGGGGCACCCGCAGAACTTTATCAAAATAAAACTGCATATACTGCCGCAACACCCGCTCTAAGGACAGCCAAACACTTAGAGGATAGACCTGAGACGCCTCTAGAAAATTCTTGAGGTCGCACTCTTGGGTGGCTGGGGTTGCAAGCCACTGCCCCAGACGCACTTCGCTGGCGGTAAGCTGGCGATCGCCCCGACCGGTTGTTAGCAGCCCCCCCGCCGCAAAGCTAAAGCCCAGTCGCCAATCAGTGTCTGCCGCAGGCACATGAATAGCTCCGCCGCCGTCACCACACTGGTGCCATTGGGGGGCAATACCGCTAAGGTCAAGAAGACGGCAGAGACTTCGCAACAACACAGCAAGAGCTGCCCGACTGGATAGCTGCTGCAATTGCTCTAGGGTGGTGCACAGTAAATCAAAGAGTTCCGGCTGCGGCTGAGGATGATCCGCTTGGTACAGCACCACTTCCCCAAGGTACTGAGCCGCTGTAATCCTCGCCAGTTGAGTGGTCAGCCCATGATA harbors:
- a CDS encoding serine/threonine-protein kinase, with amino-acid sequence MLLTAHAAQTSRYRLLDVAGQGQYGQVYVGVNRESGELVAIKVLNERHLLTRGFLRELNFLLTLQHPHVVSCQAIDYIPARQQGQMQYRSLVMDYCVGGTLRSLLEQEQSLPLTTALRIILDILSALSYAHHRGIIHCDLKPENILLDLQPTGWHAKVSDFGVARLIEDVTGTGQTGSPAYMAPERFYGQTSPVSDLYAVGILLYEMVVGDRPFHGTPAELIAAHLSRPYTLPENIPFLVRNIITKALDKLPQRRYKTAAEMALAVQLALEVTDAEQQQQSLLFSRSPAAYLLSPPQGHRLASLPRQLLSTESAVYGLIGDQLIAWSAAQGMPAIQQQWPVTQQTTEIFTSQSSCWLRLSLPTPQLLWVQDNIIPVPCPLSMAAHTFAIDASGYWCAETLVHEQQLLLHLHLLHGVRQQTLVWDWHGGEWLGTFLLNRRYGLVVSRYQCPKTEHISTQFDLFQRRGHWLLQTQLPVNLSLITPALQREWQLAAFEDHPQQPLLVLVNFRPWRVQRLGLRFRPRFLCSTPWGYVVAGRRSLNVVTYHGEIVGTAESEQEIHGVGFTGDRQLWLIRSSDQGYVLETWDITTWDIDLIL
- a CDS encoding tetratricopeptide repeat protein, which codes for MENRDLSANPIPSVPKVGGFELVESGATGLTVVLSIAAAVTQQTILTAIAPLPLSLAVGLNLVSRKTLNASLKEFAEAQREQMAQVIESQATQQSNLTNLTFALSQVRDRLEDVQQQVLQLNQGTRDLHDYTRILDTEQKQIEEVLDCLREIEKNTQVIQTDPSHAKAYYNRGLTHQRLGDAEAAVLDYSEAIRINNAYAKAYHNRGVARSTLGDRKGAVEDLRTAAKLFFESGDIASYQRARDLAKRIHEVGSAEQAEKEVPLELLFS
- a CDS encoding 2Fe-2S iron-sulfur cluster-binding protein, with the translated sequence MAKVVKLEPISRETTINTNDNLLSALLDSELHVLKECGGRGMCATCHVYIKEGMESLSPMTKREQRTLEVITTANTSSRLACQARVLGSGVVVELPSGMYVNAVEDIESLIGRRAEQDILHPLDGRILVEAGKLITRTMITQLKDTQVQVGQFLANTSDA
- a CDS encoding V4R domain-containing protein, which gives rise to MISVADLVKDPVLPGNYFAADAYVQGDFETGLIENRKGARLIALPDVLLQAIYTGLDHEVGQATGVVLFNCGRWWGKNFYRRFVEDVSEYYGRPLADMEMIEFLQCLKECWKTHGWGTLDLDVSFYQQGFLVVKTWDSAFAEAAPKATGQPQCFAEAGILEAFFSQLTGRDLHCVQTACETLGASNNYFVLGLRERVEPAKAWLQEGQDHNTVMERLCRTQTA
- a CDS encoding globin family protein; translated protein: MRDHEVEIFQPVADKLQKNYPTENPRTLEEVLRQSIALLRYAAMAMLLNNPEFLQHRLLEWLTGVVNAHQTQTVWTSCHDLLSARLKEMLTDAEQDLILPLLDHAQATLVGIPAVVSVQS
- a CDS encoding globin family protein gives rise to the protein MHTELMNLYYKAEENYLSNVDIKVLRHHVESLQQRLHTYEFFAGS
- a CDS encoding V4R domain-containing protein, which translates into the protein MTMTSSRPPAASGSYFGANHLLQKKYPKRHHHYALWDFFQFDSDRGTYTDWNNARNLLVTEDFIIGLIEGLEEEVGSASSVVMYKIGEEWGRRDARFFQEWFPKEYGYEQGLKQMRLPYVLEAWWWPCTTQGWGNWEVDLSEQKHGFMFINIFDSVVARTLGDVGRPVCHLYAGLFAGFFSGLIQKDLSCIEIQCYAMGETYCKFLLGKQDRIDAAAFWQNEGASARDIEKRLRSGELVYATAKR
- a CDS encoding MGMT family protein, with product MQQPSSHTFQQCIYQLVQQIPCGYVATYGQVAALCGWPRHARFVGYALYQVAPDSEIPWHRVVNAQGKVSLSWRRGGSDELQRWRLEAEGVVFNANGRINLRRYGWQP
- a CDS encoding PP2C family protein-serine/threonine phosphatase, with translation MSSSSPVIALKEMVSRLQRETSKIQELLASLSFALRSFNNLNQFFELIPLISCRVTEAEAAALVLFRADGQARLEQLHCHASDQCPNIRAALETATRTLANSVGIMTTDPHGDRPRLEHVLDQQLQDRLPAGIQFYGTTILVKDTNLSERGRLYVFSQQPTYEWTETRQQLLQVIADQTAVAIANDEMALKLRDRQRLDRELEIGAEIQRRLLPRHCPKIQGLDLAAACRTASWVGGDYYDFIPITYGLADSQDISQGRWGIAIGDVMGKGVPAGLIMTMTRGMLRAEALNGHRPSRILQHLNRAMKADLESSHRFVTLFYSEYNPQTRVLAFSNAAHLPPLLWRAETGTVQRLDTYGMLIGLDERTQYQQVEVRLQPGDTVVFYTDGITEADNPKGDRFEEARLAAVLERACAKGLDAQALLDYIFAAVIDFIGVEGRISDDMTLIVMRVMD
- a CDS encoding MFS transporter, with translation MTVEPDIRVISPPAPVPPLWQNRNFIALWLAQVCSQLADKIYLVLVIALTTQFFQPPDQSISGWVSAIMVAFTIPAILLGSVAGVFVDRWSKKQVLIVTNLYRALLVLAVPSTTLMATGRLSGFMVLLLLTFAISSLTQFFAPAEQAAIPLLVDKSHLISANSLYTLTMMAALVLGFAAGEPLLTLASHWQPQWGGAIFVSLCYGSAAAFLFLLRPPDHCHLPPSRYRQVWQELRQGLHLLGQYTALRFALMQLILLFSVVAAMSVLVVRLAEVMPALDTDQFGFLLAAAAVGLGLGALLLNIGTRWLSYRLWSLLGCWGMGGMLLGLAFSLQSLWLSGTFIVGFGFFAALVAIPMQTTVQVMTPPEQRGTIFGLQNNLVNIALSLPLALAGIAETWWGLVPVLVALAVAIAIGGSLIATIHPTREAS
- the recO gene encoding DNA repair protein RecO, which encodes MSRTYTTVGINLKAMPLGENDRLLSVLTRDRGLLKLVAPHCRGSRSRLGGRVDLFVVNQLFIANGRSLDRILQAETVMTYHGLTTQLARITAAQYLGEVVLYQADHPQPQPELFDLLCTTLEQLQQLSSRAALAVLLRSLCRLLDLSGIAPQWHQCGDGGGAIHVPAADTDWRLGFSFAAGGLLTTGRGDRQLTASEVRLGQWLATPATQECDLKNFLEASQVYPLSVWLSLERVLRQYMQFYFDKVLRVPPLLDTCFSPLMVPQP